A window from Chlamydia gallinacea 08-1274/3 encodes these proteins:
- a CDS encoding thioredoxin domain-containing protein: MFYKKHTLLPPKSHIPTNVKNFPTLGNPYAPINITVFEEPSCSACAEFTSEVFPLLKEQYIDTGKVSFTLIPVCFIRGSKPAAQALLCIYHHDPSRPDVNAYMEYFHRLLMYPKEEGKHWATPEVLTKLAEGLKTHSGRAINPKGLMQCVNNNQYDDQIKKNNIYGSQVLGGQLATPTAVVGDYLIEDPTFEELERVIRQIYHLQVAEDVND, translated from the coding sequence ATGTTTTATAAAAAGCATACTTTGCTTCCTCCTAAGTCGCATATCCCTACCAACGTTAAGAATTTTCCTACTTTGGGAAATCCGTATGCTCCCATTAATATTACTGTATTTGAAGAGCCCTCATGTTCCGCATGTGCAGAATTTACCAGTGAAGTTTTTCCTCTTTTGAAAGAGCAGTATATAGATACTGGTAAGGTGTCTTTTACATTGATTCCTGTATGTTTCATTCGTGGATCTAAGCCTGCAGCTCAAGCTTTGCTATGTATTTATCATCATGATCCTAGTCGTCCTGATGTGAATGCCTATATGGAATATTTCCATAGGCTACTTATGTATCCTAAAGAAGAGGGTAAGCATTGGGCAACTCCTGAAGTATTAACGAAACTTGCTGAAGGGTTGAAGACTCATTCAGGAAGAGCAATTAATCCTAAAGGGTTAATGCAATGCGTAAATAATAATCAATATGATGATCAGATTAAGAAAAATAATATTTATGGATCTCAGGTATTAGGTGGGCAATTAGCAACACCCACGGCTGTTGTTGGTGATTACTTGATAGAAGATCCTACCTTTGAAGAGTTGGAGCGAGTCATTCGACAAATCTACCATTTACAGGTTGCTGAGGACGTTAATGATTAA
- the tgt gene encoding tRNA guanosine(34) transglycosylase Tgt, with translation MALKFRILHQSKKSRARVCQIETAHGVIDTPAFVPVATNGALKGVLDHSQIPLIFCNTYHLLVHPGTKHIAAMGGLHKFIHRQAPIITDSGGFQIFSLAYGSVEEEIKSKGKKKHTSSILSITDDGVWFKSYRDGSKLFLSPEVSIQAQKDLGADIIIPLDELLPFHTETAYFLSSCSRTYRWEKRSLDYHKKNPGYQSMYGVIHGGTDPEQRKIGCQFVEDHAFDGFAIGGSLGRNSKEMIDIVDITTRFLSKDRPIHLLGIGDLTSIQATVKFGIDSFDSSYPTKAARHGLILSSPKPIKISHRAYAQDPLPIDPECSCLTCTSNISKAYLHHLFKVHEPNAGIWASIHNLHYMQKIMQTIRKQILNDEM, from the coding sequence GTGGCACTAAAATTTCGTATTCTTCATCAATCTAAAAAATCACGAGCTCGTGTTTGCCAAATAGAAACAGCTCATGGAGTCATTGATACCCCTGCTTTTGTTCCCGTAGCAACAAATGGAGCTTTAAAAGGGGTATTAGACCATAGCCAGATTCCTTTGATATTTTGCAATACTTACCATTTACTTGTTCATCCAGGGACAAAACATATCGCTGCTATGGGAGGTCTTCATAAATTCATTCATCGCCAGGCACCGATTATTACAGATTCCGGAGGATTCCAAATTTTCAGTCTTGCTTATGGCTCTGTAGAGGAAGAAATTAAAAGTAAAGGGAAGAAAAAACATACCTCATCTATTTTAAGCATTACTGATGACGGCGTTTGGTTTAAATCCTATCGTGATGGCAGTAAACTTTTCTTATCTCCCGAAGTGTCAATCCAAGCACAAAAAGACCTAGGAGCAGATATTATTATCCCTTTAGACGAACTCCTCCCCTTTCATACGGAAACAGCTTATTTCTTGTCTTCATGTTCTCGCACCTATCGATGGGAAAAACGTTCTTTAGATTATCATAAGAAAAATCCTGGATATCAATCTATGTATGGAGTGATCCATGGAGGTACCGATCCTGAACAAAGAAAAATTGGATGCCAATTCGTTGAAGATCATGCTTTTGATGGATTTGCTATTGGTGGTAGCCTAGGAAGAAACTCAAAAGAAATGATTGATATTGTTGATATTACAACACGTTTCCTATCTAAGGATCGTCCGATTCACTTACTAGGCATTGGAGATCTTACCTCTATACAAGCTACCGTGAAGTTTGGTATCGATTCTTTTGATAGTTCTTATCCTACGAAAGCAGCACGCCATGGATTAATTCTCTCTTCTCCCAAACCTATTAAAATTAGCCACCGTGCCTATGCTCAAGATCCGTTACCCATTGACCCTGAATGTAGTTGCCTCACATGCACTTCCAATATCTCAAAGGCATATCTCCATCATTTATTCAAAGTGCATGAACCTAACGCAGGTATTTGGGCATCTATTCATAATTTGCATTATATGCAAAAGATCATGCAAACCATTCGCAAACAAATTCTCAATGATGAGATGTAA
- the ruvX gene encoding Holliday junction resolvase RuvX codes for MHSHQHTTFLGVDYGNKRIGLAWASAPLLISLPIGFINTGKTIEETVNHLHKIIQEKRISCVILGNPIPMNTGQLSYLQEDIRKLASMLQKYTETILWDERLSSVQAERLLKTDCGLSRKQRKGKTDSIAATLILSSFLDTLSHPRSSEENT; via the coding sequence ATGCATAGTCACCAACACACCACATTTCTAGGAGTTGATTACGGCAACAAACGGATTGGACTTGCTTGGGCATCTGCGCCCCTATTGATTAGCTTACCCATAGGTTTCATCAACACTGGGAAAACCATAGAAGAAACAGTGAATCATTTACACAAGATCATACAGGAAAAGAGAATTTCTTGTGTAATCTTGGGGAACCCTATTCCTATGAACACAGGTCAGCTCTCTTATTTACAAGAAGACATACGAAAATTAGCCTCTATGCTTCAAAAATATACAGAAACTATCCTTTGGGATGAACGGCTATCCTCTGTACAAGCGGAACGCCTACTAAAAACCGACTGTGGACTCAGCCGTAAACAAAGAAAAGGAAAAACAGATAGTATCGCGGCAACCTTAATTCTTTCTAGTTTTTTAGACACCCTTTCTCATCCGCGATCGTCTGAGGAAAATACTTAG
- a CDS encoding disulfide bond formation protein B, which translates to MIKLLRNYGLYFSWLICCIGTITSVYYSYLLNVEPCVLCYYQRICLFPLSIILGIATYRDDSLVKIYALPLSLIGMGIAVYQICLQEIPGMTLEICSRVSCSTKLFIFGFITMPMASAIAFCAISCLLILSQSDRK; encoded by the coding sequence ATGATTAAGCTATTACGTAATTATGGTTTATATTTTTCCTGGTTAATTTGTTGCATAGGAACAATAACCAGTGTTTATTATAGTTATTTATTAAATGTAGAGCCCTGTGTTTTATGTTATTATCAAAGAATTTGTTTGTTTCCTTTGTCTATTATTTTAGGGATTGCTACGTATCGCGATGATTCTTTAGTCAAGATCTATGCTTTGCCCCTATCTCTTATAGGAATGGGGATTGCTGTTTATCAAATTTGCCTTCAAGAAATACCAGGAATGACGTTAGAAATCTGTAGCAGAGTTTCTTGTTCTACTAAGTTGTTCATTTTTGGATTTATTACTATGCCTATGGCATCTGCAATAGCATTTTGTGCAATTTCCTGCCTGCTGATTCTTTCTCAGAGCGATAGGAAATGA
- a CDS encoding DUF648 domain-containing protein, with product MSNFFAPITFSPSFSAFMQLQGIGVGLLEKIAYKVDNYFDMQGRQIRVVKEAASGSGVFCLEQFRIISTQEKILKILSYILLLPLIILLLAKIILRLILFFKYGAFLLLNKEILRDLLLFHNEEYYLSKLSPRVLKDIWSLHKEIRSGLTKGELQNRGIHLVLDFNLPNTVIVARLPTIIFRIEKYPGAIFSSFPSNSNNITHYLDSIRILETQKIFDGDSVIRCQSLPPIEGVDAQPFSLTVQSVFDW from the coding sequence ATGTCTAACTTCTTTGCTCCTATTACGTTTTCTCCCAGTTTTTCTGCATTTATGCAACTCCAAGGAATAGGTGTGGGATTATTAGAAAAAATTGCATATAAAGTAGACAACTATTTTGATATGCAAGGTCGGCAAATTCGAGTAGTTAAAGAAGCTGCATCAGGTTCTGGAGTATTTTGTTTAGAACAATTTCGCATAATTAGCACCCAAGAAAAGATTTTGAAAATTCTTTCTTATATACTTCTTCTTCCTTTGATTATCTTGTTGTTAGCAAAAATAATTTTACGTTTGATTCTTTTTTTTAAATATGGCGCTTTTTTACTCTTAAATAAAGAAATCTTGAGAGATTTATTATTATTTCATAACGAGGAGTATTATCTTTCTAAACTATCTCCTAGAGTCCTAAAAGATATTTGGTCTCTTCATAAGGAAATTCGTTCTGGCCTAACTAAGGGAGAGCTACAGAATAGGGGAATTCATCTTGTTCTAGATTTTAACCTCCCTAATACAGTTATCGTAGCTAGACTACCTACAATTATTTTTCGAATCGAAAAATATCCTGGGGCTATCTTTTCTTCTTTTCCTAGTAATTCTAACAATATCACCCATTACCTAGACTCTATTCGTATATTAGAGACACAAAAAATATTTGATGGAGATTCTGTCATTCGTTGTCAGTCTTTACCCCCAATAGAAGGCGTTGATGCCCAACCTTTTTCCTTAACAGTTCAAAGTGTTTTCGATTGGTAG
- a CDS encoding gamma-glutamylcyclotransferase family protein, whose protein sequence is MNVITTIPYSKTSRSKGCKQIHHNFIHFQSMQYKKRRFSTYFSLSLGIFLVVSGCSFSSTQDLTTKTKRGTRVARNGDESCCLPSYPAIIDEIDKLALRKDSVFIEKNTKESRKIWREIHRNLHMQGDTIPIVAYGSLMSPRSASSTLTHFKATPVWLCGYTRSFNLDAKFWKKEFHPINGENNRGLLSLRQNPTQRCNAIVLEMNEEDFIAARRRESAYKLIPAKVCSYPSEKSCNFAYVFVAEDIFCSKDILPLKEYYYLVWSAVSSDEAKNLYGENFAEDFLNTSFLANGNSVLQVHSEYQKDPQIEYVTPSQNKN, encoded by the coding sequence ATGAATGTGATTACAACGATTCCTTACTCTAAAACATCAAGAAGCAAAGGCTGTAAGCAAATTCATCATAACTTTATTCATTTTCAGAGCATGCAATACAAAAAACGGCGTTTTTCTACCTACTTTTCTTTATCTTTGGGTATTTTTTTAGTTGTATCAGGATGTTCTTTCTCCAGCACCCAGGATTTAACAACTAAAACTAAAAGGGGAACACGAGTTGCACGCAATGGGGATGAATCATGTTGTCTTCCTAGCTATCCCGCTATTATAGATGAAATCGATAAACTCGCTTTAAGAAAGGATTCTGTATTTATAGAAAAAAATACAAAGGAATCTCGAAAGATATGGAGAGAGATACATAGAAATCTCCATATGCAGGGGGACACGATTCCTATTGTTGCCTATGGAAGTTTAATGAGCCCTCGTTCTGCATCCTCCACATTAACACATTTCAAAGCTACTCCTGTATGGCTATGTGGTTATACACGTTCTTTTAATCTTGATGCAAAATTTTGGAAAAAAGAATTCCATCCCATAAATGGAGAAAACAATCGCGGCCTCCTAAGCCTTAGGCAAAATCCAACTCAACGCTGCAATGCAATAGTTCTAGAAATGAATGAGGAAGATTTTATTGCAGCAAGGAGAAGAGAATCTGCTTACAAGCTTATTCCTGCTAAGGTATGCTCTTATCCATCTGAAAAGTCCTGTAATTTTGCTTATGTTTTTGTTGCAGAGGATATCTTTTGTTCAAAAGATATCCTTCCTTTGAAAGAGTATTATTATTTAGTATGGAGTGCGGTTTCATCTGACGAAGCTAAAAACCTATACGGTGAGAACTTTGCTGAGGACTTTTTGAATACCTCTTTCTTAGCTAACGGGAATTCTGTCCTTCAAGTTCACTCAGAATACCAAAAGGATCCGCAAATTGAATATGTAACACCTTCACAAAATAAAAATTGA
- a CDS encoding ABC transporter ATP-binding protein, with translation MLEVKDLRYSYSNRLIFQDASFTASPGKISVILGSSGVGKTTFFRLIARFLSPAGGEILWQGKSISQKDVAYMQQKSPLLPWRTIEKNIYLISELGKQKDFSIDPEKFNEVVDSFQLREFLGCYPDQLSEGQKQRVALACQCISSKPIVLLDEPFSSLDVITKELLYKYVLSLATEEKKTVILVTHDFRDIIFLGDAIYLIKNHRLVPLVFDDSLRSSENMHLLIEHIRKSILA, from the coding sequence ATGTTGGAAGTCAAAGATCTTAGATATTCTTATTCTAATCGATTGATATTTCAAGACGCTTCTTTTACTGCTTCCCCCGGGAAAATTTCCGTTATTTTGGGTTCTTCCGGGGTGGGTAAAACGACTTTTTTTCGTTTAATTGCTAGGTTTTTATCTCCAGCAGGTGGAGAAATTTTATGGCAAGGGAAGTCGATATCTCAGAAGGATGTTGCTTATATGCAACAAAAATCTCCTTTATTGCCTTGGAGAACAATAGAAAAAAATATTTATCTCATTTCTGAATTGGGGAAACAGAAGGATTTCTCTATAGATCCAGAAAAATTCAATGAAGTTGTTGATAGCTTTCAGCTGAGAGAGTTTTTAGGGTGTTATCCTGATCAACTTTCTGAAGGACAGAAGCAGCGTGTCGCTTTAGCATGCCAGTGTATATCTTCAAAGCCCATAGTATTATTAGATGAGCCCTTCTCTTCTTTAGATGTAATAACCAAAGAACTATTATATAAGTATGTTTTATCTCTAGCTACGGAAGAAAAAAAAACCGTTATTTTGGTGACACATGATTTTAGGGATATTATTTTTTTAGGAGATGCGATTTATTTAATTAAAAACCATCGTCTTGTTCCCTTAGTCTTTGATGATTCATTACGGTCTTCGGAAAATATGCATTTGTTGATCGAACATATTCGAAAGAGCATTTTGGCATGA
- a CDS encoding queuosine precursor transporter gives MLSNEFIFLTQTILIVILGIVFASRSTGWLTAWLSTLSIIMNVFVLKQIVLCNLEVTSADVYIIGMLSCLNYARESYGRTKVNEAMLGSWMISIVFLGITQLHLALTPSINDVSQPHFLALFSPTLRLIFASLITSILVQILDLIIFTYLKKIFQNKAFGIRSAISLTLSQIFDTLLFSLLGLYGLVANITHVMLFSFITKMIVVTLSLPIVSLGKFLTKQFKLSPPT, from the coding sequence ATGTTAAGCAATGAATTTATTTTTCTTACTCAAACTATTCTTATTGTCATTCTAGGAATTGTTTTTGCTTCAAGAAGCACGGGGTGGTTGACTGCATGGTTATCCACATTATCCATAATTATGAATGTATTTGTATTAAAACAAATCGTTCTATGTAATCTCGAAGTAACCTCTGCTGACGTATATATTATTGGTATGTTATCCTGCTTAAACTATGCTAGAGAATCCTATGGTAGAACAAAAGTCAATGAAGCCATGCTGGGTTCTTGGATGATTTCCATAGTTTTCTTAGGAATTACCCAGCTGCACCTAGCCCTCACTCCTTCAATAAATGATGTTTCACAACCGCATTTTCTTGCTTTATTTTCACCTACTCTAAGGCTCATCTTTGCCTCCTTAATCACCTCAATCTTGGTACAAATTTTAGATCTGATCATCTTTACCTATCTAAAAAAAATATTTCAAAATAAAGCCTTTGGAATACGATCCGCTATATCCCTTACTCTATCACAAATTTTTGATACCCTACTATTTTCACTTTTAGGTCTCTATGGATTAGTAGCCAATATTACTCATGTGATGCTCTTTTCCTTCATTACGAAAATGATCGTGGTTACCTTGTCCCTTCCTATTGTCTCCTTAGGAAAATTTCTAACCAAGCAATTTAAATTATCTCCACCTACCTAA
- a CDS encoding CTP synthase: MPFNCIFLTGGVVSSLGKGLTAAALALLLERQNLKVAMLKLDPYLNVDPGTMNPYEHGEVYVTDDGVETDLDLGHYHRFSSVHLSKYSTATSGQIYARVIKKEREGRYLGSTVQVVPHITNEIIEVILECAQESQPDVLIVEIGGTVGDIESLPFLEAIRQFRYDHAENCCSIHMTYVPYLKAAGEVKTKPTQHSVQSLRGIGIIPDAILCRSESPLPEEVKKKISLFCNVPHNAVFNVIDVEHSIYEMPLMLSKEKISTWITEKLSLNTQQKDLQDWEDLVSRLRQPLPNKVRIGLVGKYVQHKDAYRSVFEAITHAALSLNCSAEILPLDPENPHIYKVLEQCDGCLVPGGFGVRGWEGKIAVAQMCREQGIPYFGICLGMQVLVVEYARHVLHLENANSTEMDISTPTPVVCLMDGQDSLSATGGTMRLGAYPCILTSGTKTYQNYQSSEIKERHRHRYEVNSHYIPQLQKHGLKIVGHSPDGKLCEIVEVANHPWMIGVQFHPEFLSKLTAPHPLFIGFIEAAILHSRNTTYA; this comes from the coding sequence ATGCCATTCAATTGCATTTTTCTAACGGGAGGAGTCGTTTCTTCTCTAGGTAAAGGATTAACAGCTGCTGCACTTGCTCTCTTGCTGGAGAGACAAAATCTTAAAGTAGCTATGTTAAAACTTGATCCCTACCTAAATGTTGATCCCGGGACCATGAATCCTTATGAACATGGAGAGGTTTACGTTACCGATGATGGTGTAGAAACGGATCTTGATCTTGGTCACTATCACCGCTTTTCTTCAGTACATTTATCGAAGTATTCCACTGCGACTTCAGGACAAATCTATGCTCGAGTTATTAAAAAGGAACGTGAGGGACGCTATCTAGGAAGCACAGTCCAAGTAGTTCCACACATTACTAATGAGATTATCGAAGTTATCTTAGAGTGTGCCCAAGAAAGTCAACCCGATGTTTTAATTGTAGAAATTGGAGGTACTGTAGGAGACATAGAATCTTTACCTTTTTTAGAAGCCATCCGCCAATTTCGTTATGACCATGCGGAAAATTGCTGTAGTATTCACATGACCTACGTCCCCTACTTAAAGGCGGCAGGAGAAGTCAAGACAAAACCAACACAACATTCTGTACAAAGTTTGCGTGGTATTGGCATTATTCCTGACGCTATTCTTTGTCGTTCTGAATCTCCTTTACCCGAAGAAGTTAAAAAGAAAATCAGTCTCTTCTGTAATGTTCCTCATAATGCCGTATTTAATGTGATTGATGTTGAACATTCAATATACGAAATGCCTTTAATGCTCTCTAAAGAAAAAATTTCTACATGGATTACAGAAAAGCTTTCTCTAAATACGCAACAAAAAGATCTTCAGGATTGGGAAGATCTAGTCTCTCGCTTACGCCAACCACTCCCAAACAAAGTACGCATTGGTTTAGTAGGGAAATATGTACAACATAAAGATGCGTATCGCTCTGTCTTCGAAGCAATTACCCATGCAGCTTTAAGCTTAAACTGCTCTGCAGAAATTCTCCCTCTGGATCCCGAGAATCCCCATATTTATAAGGTCTTGGAACAATGTGATGGTTGTCTAGTTCCAGGGGGATTTGGAGTCCGGGGTTGGGAAGGGAAAATCGCAGTAGCCCAAATGTGTAGAGAACAAGGAATCCCCTATTTTGGTATCTGTCTAGGAATGCAAGTTCTTGTTGTGGAGTATGCGCGCCATGTCCTGCATTTAGAAAATGCAAATTCTACAGAAATGGATATATCTACACCAACTCCTGTGGTTTGCCTCATGGATGGTCAAGATTCTCTATCTGCAACTGGAGGCACGATGCGCCTAGGAGCCTACCCATGCATCCTGACTTCAGGAACAAAAACCTATCAAAATTATCAGTCTTCCGAAATCAAAGAACGCCACCGTCACCGCTATGAAGTGAATTCTCACTACATCCCACAACTACAAAAACATGGCCTAAAAATTGTAGGACATAGTCCTGACGGAAAGCTGTGTGAAATTGTGGAAGTTGCTAACCACCCCTGGATGATCGGCGTGCAATTTCATCCCGAATTTCTTTCTAAGCTCACTGCCCCCCATCCCCTATTCATAGGATTTATTGAAGCAGCCATCCTACACTCAAGGAATACAACCTATGCATAG
- a CDS encoding SPW repeat domain-containing protein, translating to MDKENIENIYKHFHYRFFKFSILPAFLGLLLICTPHILNYHDTSIILSNRICGLLLILLASLSFIHRSVLWLGVFIGIWEILFPCLLHCSATVFANDTLLGFAIFATVCIPPIRPDPLEVGPTLPEGTSYNPSSGGRRAAVLIFSLLGWLQARYLTASTLGITLASYAPAFFIYPTIMTAYALLVVLTLSGGERRWHTRPKIVIIVAVTLLTTMIMTLLLSLLQRLCPENWLCLTLTIQPALASVFAYDELRATLAYLSQFSKKKAELVRITLFGSEFYKESLFWEERTVLPFSKACKQAFLGISFPINQILSIFLAIACMKFGYGKAFSEALRNYISMCCWFITVLSILSFAESLRYLRWFCLIFSSAILLSPVFFHIPLTSPYLVPIIILGIILIILPIGKIQQGKKL from the coding sequence ATGGATAAAGAAAACATAGAAAATATTTATAAGCATTTCCATTATCGCTTCTTTAAGTTTAGCATTCTCCCTGCCTTTTTAGGATTATTACTCATATGCACTCCGCACATTCTCAACTACCACGATACTTCCATTATTCTATCCAATAGAATCTGCGGTCTGTTACTGATCCTACTAGCGTCCCTATCGTTTATCCACCGATCCGTACTATGGCTTGGAGTATTTATCGGAATTTGGGAAATCCTCTTTCCCTGTCTGCTACACTGCTCTGCTACTGTCTTTGCTAACGATACTTTACTTGGTTTTGCTATTTTTGCTACTGTCTGTATCCCTCCGATACGCCCTGATCCTTTAGAAGTCGGACCTACCCTTCCTGAAGGGACTTCTTATAATCCTTCTTCCGGTGGACGTCGTGCTGCTGTTTTGATATTTAGCTTATTGGGTTGGCTACAAGCACGCTATCTCACAGCCTCGACATTAGGAATCACTCTAGCCTCTTATGCACCAGCCTTCTTTATCTATCCTACAATCATGACAGCATACGCCCTTTTAGTTGTATTGACATTATCCGGAGGAGAGCGCCGTTGGCACACAAGACCCAAAATTGTCATTATAGTCGCAGTAACTCTTTTAACGACTATGATCATGACTTTACTTTTAAGCCTTTTACAACGCCTATGTCCTGAAAATTGGTTATGTTTAACCCTGACTATACAACCAGCTCTTGCTAGTGTTTTTGCCTATGATGAACTCAGAGCTACCTTAGCTTATCTTTCTCAATTCTCTAAGAAAAAAGCTGAGCTTGTCCGTATAACACTATTTGGATCGGAATTCTATAAGGAATCTCTATTTTGGGAAGAACGTACTGTTCTTCCTTTTAGCAAAGCATGTAAACAGGCATTTCTAGGAATATCGTTCCCTATCAATCAGATTTTATCTATTTTCCTAGCTATTGCATGTATGAAATTTGGTTACGGAAAAGCTTTTAGTGAAGCATTAAGAAATTATATCAGTATGTGTTGTTGGTTTATTACTGTGCTTTCTATACTTTCTTTCGCTGAAAGTCTCCGCTATTTACGCTGGTTTTGCCTTATTTTTAGCTCAGCTATCCTACTTTCTCCCGTTTTTTTCCATATTCCCTTAACATCTCCTTACCTAGTTCCTATCATTATCCTTGGAATTATCCTGATCATTCTACCCATAGGGAAGATACAACAGGGGAAGAAATTGTAG
- the kdsB gene encoding 3-deoxy-manno-octulosonate cytidylyltransferase, whose translation MFAGKRVGVIPSRYESTRFPGKPLASILGKSLIQRVYENAIRSTLLDTVIVATDDLRIFHHVWSFGGQCVMTSPECINGTERIAKATSQHLPEAEIIVNIQGDEPCLSPDVVDTLIAKLDACPEISIVTPVTLTTDPEEILTNHKVKCVFDKNGKALYFSRSPIPHGLKKEIPMYLHTGVYAFRRQALFDYIKLAPTPLNQAEDLEQLRILEHGGEIHICIVNTKSPSVDYPEDINKVEKYLTCHSIAFF comes from the coding sequence ATATTTGCAGGTAAACGTGTTGGCGTAATTCCCTCGCGCTATGAAAGTACAAGATTCCCAGGAAAACCTCTAGCCTCTATATTAGGAAAGTCTTTAATACAAAGAGTTTACGAAAATGCAATTCGAAGTACCCTTTTAGATACTGTGATTGTAGCTACAGATGATCTGCGGATTTTCCACCACGTATGGAGCTTTGGAGGGCAATGCGTAATGACCTCTCCCGAATGCATTAATGGTACAGAACGCATAGCCAAGGCCACGTCTCAGCATCTACCCGAAGCAGAAATTATCGTGAATATTCAAGGGGATGAGCCCTGCCTCTCTCCCGATGTTGTGGACACTCTTATAGCCAAACTAGATGCTTGTCCTGAAATCTCTATAGTAACACCAGTAACGCTAACAACAGATCCTGAAGAAATCTTAACAAACCATAAAGTGAAATGTGTTTTTGATAAAAATGGAAAGGCTTTATATTTTAGTCGCAGTCCTATCCCTCATGGTTTAAAAAAAGAAATACCTATGTATCTTCATACGGGGGTATATGCCTTTAGAAGACAAGCTCTGTTTGACTACATAAAACTCGCCCCTACGCCATTAAATCAAGCTGAGGATCTGGAGCAACTACGTATACTTGAACATGGAGGAGAAATTCACATTTGTATTGTGAATACGAAAAGTCCTTCAGTAGACTATCCAGAAGACATAAACAAGGTGGAAAAATACTTAACATGCCATTCAATTGCATTTTTCTAA